One segment of Acropora muricata isolate sample 2 chromosome 8, ASM3666990v1, whole genome shotgun sequence DNA contains the following:
- the LOC136926649 gene encoding fibrillin-3-like, with protein sequence MRNAILRNHVNVVTFVTRNFVCFLDEDECQTGMATCAYRNADCYNRRSSYSPYSCSCPRGTTSYSDRVPCFDIDECNDIKDRCGEPESGSCINTFRSYRCECNQGFQIDDSFKCGDIDECQLPAIKGNCTYYNNTFCKNSYGSFDCLCKPGYQGEYKNCTDEDECSSGRHNCSSHADCINSMGSYVCKCKLGFTGDGRRQNGCVLRNDTIECVNTSGSSMCACREGFTGDGKRCTNINECKTSAHDCVKNAICIDRDGSYSCKCKFGFYGNATEKCIDIDECSSSDENICSNNATCINNNGSYECRCKEGFDGDGFNCQDFDECSSSDENKCSNNATCINTHASYECRCKKGFAGDGINCQDFDECSSSDENKCLKYATCINTHGSYECRCKKGFDGDGFNCQDIDECSSSDENKCSKYATCINNHGSYECRCKKGFDGDRFSCQDIDECSGKKACSSIANARCKNTPGSFRCECNQGFEGGYPNKNCSDIDECSNEEYPCAEQATCVNNEGGFECVCPEGYVGDGKDYCTVNSSPSTKTGYVWISSLTMVTLSLFRTMI encoded by the exons atgcgcaatgcaataCTGAGAAATCACGTAAACGTTGTTACCTTTGTAACACgcaattttgtttgtttcctaGATGAGGATGAATGTCAAACGGGAATGGCTACTTGTGCCTACCGCAATGCAGACTGCTATAATAGGAGATCATCTTATTCACCTTACTCATGTTCTTGCCCTCGGGGTACTACATCTTACAGTGATAGAGTACCCTGTTTTGACATAGACGAGTGCAATGATATTAAGGACAGATGTGGTGAACCTGAAAGTGGCTCATGTATTAATACCTTCAGAAGCTATAGATGTGAATGTAATCAAGGGTTTCAAATAGATGACTCTTTCAAATGTGGAGACATCGATGAATGCCAACTCCCGGCGATCAAG GGAAACTGTACATATTACAACAATACTTTCTGCAAAAATAGCTATGGTAGCTTCGATTGTTTATGTAAGCCTGGATATCAAGGTGAATACAAAAATTGCACAGATGAAGATGAATGCAGTTCTGGAAGACATAACTGCAGTTCACATGCAGATTGCATAAACTCAATGGGTTCTTACGTCTGCAAATGCAAGTTAGGTTTTACTGGCGATGGTAGACGCCAGAATGGCTGCGTCCTCAGAAACGATACTATTGAATGTGTAAACACCAGCGGGTCGTCCATGTGCGCTTGTCGAGAAGGTTTCACTGGGGATGGGAAGAGGTGTACCAACATTAACGAGTGTAAGACAAGTGCTCACGACTGCGTCAAGAATGCCATCTGCATTGATCGGGATGGAAGTTATTCGTGCAAATGCAAATTTGGTTTCTATGGAAACGCAACAGAAAAGTGCATAG ATATCGATGAATGTTCGTCTTCCGATGAAAACATATGCTCGAATAATGCTACTTGTATCAACAACAATGGCTCTTACGAATGTCGTTGCAAAGAGGGTTTTGATGGAGATGGATTCAACTGTCAAG ATTTCGATGAATGTTCGTCTTCCGATGAAAATAAATGCTCGAATAATGCTACTTGTATCAACACCCATGCCTCCTATGAATGCCGTTGCAAAAAGGGTTTTGCTGGAGATGGAATCAACTGTCAAG ATTTCGATGAATGTTCGTCTTCCGATGAAAATAAATGCTTAAAGTATGCCACTTGTATCAACACCCATGGCTCCTATGAATGTCGTTGCAAAAAGGGTTTTGATGGAGATGGATTCAACTGTCAAG ATATCGATGAATGTTCGTCTTCCGATGAAAATAAATGCTCGAAGTATGCTACTTGTATCAACAACCATGGCTCTTATGAATGTCGTTGCAAAAAGGGTTTTGATGGAGATAGATTCAGCTGTCAAG ATATCGACGAATGCTCAGGCAAGAAGGCTTGCTCTTCAATTGCAAACGCCAGGTGTAAAAATACTCCAGGGTCGTTCAGGTGTGAATGCAACCAAGGCTTTGAAGGGGGTTACCCAAACAAGAATTGCTCAG ACATCGATGAATGCAGCAATGAGGAGTATCCTTGTGCTGAACAAGCGACCTGTGTCAATAACGAAGGAGGATTTGAGTGCGTTTGCCCTGAAGGATATGTCGGAGATGGAAAAGACTACTGCACTG TTAACAGTTCACCCTCAACCAAGACTGGATATGTCTGGATCTCTTCACTTACCATGGTTACCCTGTCACTTTTCCGAACTATGATTTAA